The Manihot esculenta cultivar AM560-2 chromosome 1, M.esculenta_v8, whole genome shotgun sequence genome has a window encoding:
- the LOC110629085 gene encoding protein transport protein SEC16B homolog isoform X1 — translation MASNPPFHAMEDQTDEDFFDKLVDDDFGPTNSDSVQKFTEGSDSDEAKAFANLSIEDASAEGGTEVKGENDSVHASTELSGVHAEESNTLDSSNSLRSNAIVESNNDGIESEVVPDPVLSKTVESTNSGVKEVGWSSFYADSLPNGKHGFGSYSDFFNDLGDTSGDFPGKVDEAANLENTDGGGLHNSISYGEYQDGTQHYGGSAEESVNGQDSNSSQYWENMYPGWKFDASTGQWYQVDSFDATANVQDSSNVNAVNEWASDGKVELNYLQQTSPSVVGTMAETSTSKSVSTWNQVSQGISNGYPEHMVFDPQYPGWYYDTIAQEWRSLESYTSSVQSTTIQNHDQQKQNEFAFADSHSQNTNDIYSGYQQADKYGSRGYNSQDKHGGWGETYGDYNQQGLNMWQPDTVAKADADSNFDGNQQWHTSYGSNVSMNNHVELHESFNSLGTVPSYDKMTQGRVDANGFIGSQSFIPSGNLDVQFNQGNVKQNEHMNISNGYYSSQKSVNYSENNQQFSYAPNTEHMNISNDYYSSQKSVNFSENNQQFSYAPNIGISSAGRPPHALVTFGFGGKLIVMKDGNSSSLGSTSFGSQAPVGGSISVLNLMEVISGNTNNDPSVRGSTCNYFRALCQQSFPGPLVGGNVGSRELNKWIDERITNCESTIDMDYKKGEVMKLLLSLLKIACQHYGKLRSPFGSDASLKESDAPESEVAKLFAFAKQNGSQFSAYGAFCHCLQSLPSEGQIQATASEVQNLLVSGRKKEALQCAQAGQLWGPALVLASQLGDQFYVDTVKQMALRQLVAGSPLRTLCLLIAGQPADVFTSGATDGGPGAMPQQPIQFEANGMLDDWEENLAVITANRTKDDELVIIHLGDCLWKERSEITGAHICYLVAETNFETYSDSARLCLIGADHWKHPRTYASPEAIQRTELYEYAKVLGNSQYILLPFQPYKLIYANMLAEVGKVSDSLKYCQAILKSLKTGRASEVETWKQLVLSLEERIRAHQQGGYTANLAPAKLVGKLLNFFDSTAHRVVGGLPPPVPSTSQGNEHHHQQMVPRVSSSQSTMAMSSLMPSASMEPISEWAADGNRMTMHNRSVSEPDIGRTPRQVESSKEETSSSAQSKTSSGTSSRFSRFGFGSQLLQKTVGLVLGPRSDRQAKLGEKNKFYYDEKLKRWVEEGAELPAEEAALPPPPTISAFQNGMSDYNLKSAIKSEGSPTNGSPTFKTPTPAEHSSGIPPIPTNSNQFSARGRMGVRARYVDTFNQGGGSSAKLFQSPSVPSVKPAVSANAKFFVPTPLPSSENSKETMADNVQESTGFAEDPSTSVDGSFQSPSSSSKMNMQRFPSMDNIARGGRAINGSGNASMSSLSRRPASWSGSFSESYSPPKMVETKPLVEALEMPPPSSFMPGDPSMTHMPMNGSNIGDDLHEVEL, via the exons ATGGCTTCCAATCCTCCATTTCATGCGATGGAGGATCAGACGGATGAGGATTTCTTCGATAAATTAGTTGACGATGATTTTGGACCCACCAATTCCGATTCGGTCCAGAAGTTTACGGAGGGAAGTGATTCTGATGAGGCCAAAGCATTCGCCAATCTGAGTATTGAGGATGCAAGCGCTGAAGGTGGAACTGAGGTGAAAGGTGAGAATGATTCTGTGCATGCCAGTACAGAATTATCCGGTGTGCATGCAGAAGAAAGTAATACATTGGATTCGTCCAACTCATTGAGGTCGAATGCTATAGTTGAGTCAAATAATGATGGGATTGAGTCGGAGGTTGTACCAGATCCAGTATTAAGTAAAACTGTCGAATCCACAAACTCAGGAGTTAAGGAGGTGGGATGGAGTTCATTTTATGCTGATTCTTTGCCTAATGGGAAACATGGATTTGGGTCGTATTcagatttttttaatgatttggGGGATACTTCTGGGGATTTTCCTGGGAAAGTTGATGAAGCCGCTAATTTAGAGAATACGGATGGTGGCGGATTGCATAATTCAATCAGTTATGGGGAATATCAAGATGGCACACAACATTATGGAGGATCCGCTGAAGAGAGTGTTAATGGGCAGGATTCCAATAGCAGTCAGTATTGGGAGAACATGTATCCTGGGTGGAAATTTGATGCCAGTACTGGGCAGTGGTATCAAGTGGATAGTTTTGATGCAACAGCAAATGTCCAAGACAGTTCTAATGTTAACGCAGTGAATGAATGGGCATCTGATGGAAAAGTGGAGCTGAATTATTTGCAGCAGACTTCACCATCTGTGGTGGGAACCATGGCCGAGACTAGCACATCCAAGAGTGTGTCCACTTGGAATCAGGTATCGCAAGGGATTAGTAATGGTTACCCTGAACATATGGTTTTTGACCCACAATATCCTGGTTGGTATTATGACACAATAGCGCAAGAGTGGCGGTCCCTGGAAAGCTACACATCTTCTGTTCAATCAACAACTATTCAAAATCATGATCAGCAGAAACAAAATGAATTTGCTTTTGCTGATTCACATTCTCAAAATACCAACGATATTTATAGTGGATATCAGCAAGCTGACAAGTATGGGTCACGAGGATATAATAGCCAAGACAAGCATGGTGGCTGGGGTGAGACTTATGGTGACTATAATCAGCAAGGTTTGAATATGTGGCAACCTGATACTGTTGCCAAGGCTGATGCTGATTCTAATTTTGATGGAAACCAGCAATGGCATACTTCTTATGGTTCAAATGTGTCCATGAACAATCATGTGGAGCTGCACGAATCTTTTAATTCTTTGGGAACAGTTCCTTCATATGACAAAATGACTCAGGGTCGTGTGGATGCTAATGGATTTATTGGGTCACAAAGTTTTATACCTAGTGGGAACCTTGATGTGCAGTTTAATCAGGGAAATGTAAAGCAGAATGAACACATGAACATTTCAAATGGTTACTATAGCAGTCAGAAATCAGTTAATTATTCTGAGAACAACCAGCAGTTTTCTTATGCTCCCAACACTGAACACATGAACATTTCAAATGATTACTATAGCAGTCAGAAATCAGTTAATTTTTCTGAGAACAACCAGCAGTTTTCTTATGCTCCCAACATTGGGATATCATCTGCTGGGCGTCCTCCTCATGCTTTGGTTACATTTGGATTTGGTGGAAAGCTCATTGTAATGAAAGATGGTAATTCAAGTTCTTTGGGGAGCACATCATTTGGAAGTCAG GCACCTGTTGGAGGCTCAATCTCTGTTCTGAATTTGATGGAGGTTATATCGGGAAATACCAACAATGATCCAAGTGTTCGAGGGAGCACATGTAATTATTTTCGTGCTCTCTGTCAACAATCATTTCCAGGTCCGCTGGTGGGAGGCAATGTTGGAAGTAGAGAGTTGAATAAGTGGATTGATGAGAGAATTACTAATTGTGAATCCACCATTGACATGGATTATAAAAAAGGAGAAGTAATGAAGTTGCTTCTCTCTTTGCTTAAAATAGCTTGTCAACATTATGGAAAACTTCGATCTCCTTTTGGCAGTGATGCTTCTTTGAAG GAGAGTGATGCTCCAGAATCAGAAGTTGCAAAACTTTTTGCATTTGCTAAGCAGAATGGCTCGCAATTCAGTGCTTATGGTGCTTTCTGCCACTGCTTGCAGAGTTTGCCATCTGAAGGTCAAATTCAG GCAACTGCATCTGAGGTACAAAATCTTCTGGTTTCTGGTAGAAAAAAAGAGGCTTTACAATGTGCACAAGCAGGCCAGTTGTGGGGACCTGCACTTGTTCTTGCATCGCAGCTTGGTGATCAG TTCTATGTTGATACTGTGAAGCAAATGGCACTTCGCCAGCTGGTAGCAGGATCACCTTTGCGGACATTATGTCTGCTAATTGCAGGGCAACCAGCTGATGTATTTACCAGTGGTGCCACAGATGGCGGTCCTGGTGCTATGCCTCAACAGCCTATCCAG TTTGAGGCAAATGGCATGCTTGACGATTGGGAAGAGAATTTGGCTGTAATAACTGCTAACCGAACCAAGGACGATGAGCTTGTAATTATACATCTTGGAGATTGCCTGTGGAAGGAAAGAAGTGAG ATTACCGGTGCACACATCTGCTATTTAGTGGCAGAAACCAACTTTGAAACATATTCAGACAGTGCAAGGCTATGTCTTATTGGAGCAGATCATTGGAAGCATCCGAGGACCTATGCTAGTCCAGAAGCTATTCAG AGAACTGAATTGTATGAGTATGCAAAGGTGCTTGGCAACTCCCAGTATATCCTGCTACCATTCCAGCCATATAAGTTGATATATGCAAATATGCTGGCCGAAGTGGGCAAAGTTTCAGATTCATTAAA GTACTGTCAGGCAATATTAAAATCTCTAAAAACTGGACGTGCTTCAGAAGTAGAAACATGGAAACAATTAGTATTATCCCTTGAGGAGAGGATTAGAGCCCATCAACAG GGCGGATACACAGCAAATTTGGCTCCAGCAAAGTTAGTAGGGAAATTGCTCAACTTTTTCGATAGTACTGCTCACCGTGTTGTTGGGGGTCTTCCACCACCTGTACCATCAACATCACAAGGTAATGAGCATCATCACCAGCAAATGGTGCCTAGGGTATCATCTAGTCAGTCAACAATGGCCATGTCATCATTAATGCCTTCTGCTTCAATGGAGCCCATAAGTGAATGGGCAGCTGATGGCAATAGAATGACAATGCATAATAGAAGTGTTTCTGAGCCAGATATTGGTAGAACTCCAAGACAG GTTGAGTCGTCAAAGGAAGAAACCTCATCTAGTGCACAAAGCAAAACATCTTCAGGAACTTCATCCCGCTTTAGTcgttttggttttggttcacAGCTTTTGCAAAAGACTGTAGGGCTAGTCTTAGGGCCCCGTTCAGATCGACAG GCTAAATTGGGAGAAAAGAACAAATTCTATTATGATGAAAAGCTTAAGAGATGGGTAGAAGAAGGTGCTGAACTACCAGCTGAAGAAGCAGCCCTGCCACCCCCTCCAACAATTTCAGCCTTCCAGAACGGAATGTCTGATTACAACTTGAAATCTGCAATAAAGAGTGAAGGGTCTCCCACTAATGGGAGCCCAACATTTAAGACTCCAACTCCTGCAGAGCACTCTTCAGGGATTCCACCTATTCCAACCAATTCAAATCAGTTCTCAGCTCGTGGACGGATGGGTGTACGAGCAAG GTATGTTGACACTTTTAACCAAGGAGGTGGAAGCTCAGCAAAGTTATTCCAGTCACCTTCCGTGCCATCTGTCAAACCTGCTGTTTCTGCAAATGCAAAGTTTTTTGTTCCCACACCTCTTCCATCAAGTGAAAATTCAAAAGAAACTATGGCAGACAATGTTCAAGAAAGCACAGGATTTGCTGAAGACCCTTCGACATCTGTTGATGGCTCTTTCCAATCTCCCTCATCTTCTTCAAAAATGAACATGCAAAGGTTCCCAAGCATGGATAATATTGCAAGAGGGGGGAGAGCAATAAATGGCAGTGGCAATGCCTCCATGTCATCTCTCTCTCGACGACCGGCTTCATGGAGTGGGAGCTTCAGCGAATCGTATAGCCCCCCAAAAATGGTGGAAACTAAACCTTTAGTAGAGGCACTGGAAATGCCTCCACCATCATCTTTCATGCCTGGTGATCCTTCTATGACGCATATGCCAATGAATGGTAGCAATATTGGAGATGACCTTCATGAGGTGGAACTTTAG
- the LOC110629085 gene encoding protein transport protein SEC16B homolog isoform X2 — MASNPPFHAMEDQTDEDFFDKLVDDDFGPTNSDSVQKFTEGSDSDEAKAFANLSIEDASAEGGTEVKGENDSVHASTELSGVHAEESNTLDSSNSLRSNAIVESNNDGIESEVVPDPVLSKTVESTNSGVKEVGWSSFYADSLPNGKHGFGSYSDFFNDLGDTSGDFPGKVDEAANLENTDGGGLHNSISYGEYQDGTQHYGGSAEESVNGQDSNSSQYWENMYPGWKFDASTGQWYQVDSFDATANVQDSSNVNAVNEWASDGKVELNYLQQTSPSVVGTMAETSTSKSVSTWNQVSQGISNGYPEHMVFDPQYPGWYYDTIAQEWRSLESYTSSVQSTTIQNHDQQKQNEFAFADSHSQNTNDIYSGYQQADKYGSRGYNSQDKHGGWGETYGDYNQQGLNMWQPDTVAKADADSNFDGNQQWHTSYGSNVSMNNHVELHESFNSLGTVPSYDKMTQGRVDANGFIGSQSFIPSGNLDVQFNQGNVKQNEHMNISNGYYSSQKSVNYSENNQQFSYAPNTEHMNISNDYYSSQKSVNFSENNQQFSYAPNIGISSAGRPPHALVTFGFGGKLIVMKDGNSSSLGSTSFGSQAPVGGSISVLNLMEVISGNTNNDPSVRGSTCNYFRALCQQSFPGPLVGGNVGSRELNKWIDERITNCESTIDMDYKKGEVMKLLLSLLKIACQHYGKLRSPFGSDASLKESDAPESEVAKLFAFAKQNGSQFSAYGAFCHCLQSLPSEGQIQATASEVQNLLVSGRKKEALQCAQAGQLWGPALVLASQLGDQFYVDTVKQMALRQLVAGSPLRTLCLLIAGQPADVFTSGATDGGPGAMPQQPIQFEANGMLDDWEENLAVITANRTKDDELVIIHLGDCLWKERSEITGAHICYLVAETNFETYSDSARLCLIGADHWKHPRTYASPEAIQGGYTANLAPAKLVGKLLNFFDSTAHRVVGGLPPPVPSTSQGNEHHHQQMVPRVSSSQSTMAMSSLMPSASMEPISEWAADGNRMTMHNRSVSEPDIGRTPRQVESSKEETSSSAQSKTSSGTSSRFSRFGFGSQLLQKTVGLVLGPRSDRQAKLGEKNKFYYDEKLKRWVEEGAELPAEEAALPPPPTISAFQNGMSDYNLKSAIKSEGSPTNGSPTFKTPTPAEHSSGIPPIPTNSNQFSARGRMGVRARYVDTFNQGGGSSAKLFQSPSVPSVKPAVSANAKFFVPTPLPSSENSKETMADNVQESTGFAEDPSTSVDGSFQSPSSSSKMNMQRFPSMDNIARGGRAINGSGNASMSSLSRRPASWSGSFSESYSPPKMVETKPLVEALEMPPPSSFMPGDPSMTHMPMNGSNIGDDLHEVEL, encoded by the exons ATGGCTTCCAATCCTCCATTTCATGCGATGGAGGATCAGACGGATGAGGATTTCTTCGATAAATTAGTTGACGATGATTTTGGACCCACCAATTCCGATTCGGTCCAGAAGTTTACGGAGGGAAGTGATTCTGATGAGGCCAAAGCATTCGCCAATCTGAGTATTGAGGATGCAAGCGCTGAAGGTGGAACTGAGGTGAAAGGTGAGAATGATTCTGTGCATGCCAGTACAGAATTATCCGGTGTGCATGCAGAAGAAAGTAATACATTGGATTCGTCCAACTCATTGAGGTCGAATGCTATAGTTGAGTCAAATAATGATGGGATTGAGTCGGAGGTTGTACCAGATCCAGTATTAAGTAAAACTGTCGAATCCACAAACTCAGGAGTTAAGGAGGTGGGATGGAGTTCATTTTATGCTGATTCTTTGCCTAATGGGAAACATGGATTTGGGTCGTATTcagatttttttaatgatttggGGGATACTTCTGGGGATTTTCCTGGGAAAGTTGATGAAGCCGCTAATTTAGAGAATACGGATGGTGGCGGATTGCATAATTCAATCAGTTATGGGGAATATCAAGATGGCACACAACATTATGGAGGATCCGCTGAAGAGAGTGTTAATGGGCAGGATTCCAATAGCAGTCAGTATTGGGAGAACATGTATCCTGGGTGGAAATTTGATGCCAGTACTGGGCAGTGGTATCAAGTGGATAGTTTTGATGCAACAGCAAATGTCCAAGACAGTTCTAATGTTAACGCAGTGAATGAATGGGCATCTGATGGAAAAGTGGAGCTGAATTATTTGCAGCAGACTTCACCATCTGTGGTGGGAACCATGGCCGAGACTAGCACATCCAAGAGTGTGTCCACTTGGAATCAGGTATCGCAAGGGATTAGTAATGGTTACCCTGAACATATGGTTTTTGACCCACAATATCCTGGTTGGTATTATGACACAATAGCGCAAGAGTGGCGGTCCCTGGAAAGCTACACATCTTCTGTTCAATCAACAACTATTCAAAATCATGATCAGCAGAAACAAAATGAATTTGCTTTTGCTGATTCACATTCTCAAAATACCAACGATATTTATAGTGGATATCAGCAAGCTGACAAGTATGGGTCACGAGGATATAATAGCCAAGACAAGCATGGTGGCTGGGGTGAGACTTATGGTGACTATAATCAGCAAGGTTTGAATATGTGGCAACCTGATACTGTTGCCAAGGCTGATGCTGATTCTAATTTTGATGGAAACCAGCAATGGCATACTTCTTATGGTTCAAATGTGTCCATGAACAATCATGTGGAGCTGCACGAATCTTTTAATTCTTTGGGAACAGTTCCTTCATATGACAAAATGACTCAGGGTCGTGTGGATGCTAATGGATTTATTGGGTCACAAAGTTTTATACCTAGTGGGAACCTTGATGTGCAGTTTAATCAGGGAAATGTAAAGCAGAATGAACACATGAACATTTCAAATGGTTACTATAGCAGTCAGAAATCAGTTAATTATTCTGAGAACAACCAGCAGTTTTCTTATGCTCCCAACACTGAACACATGAACATTTCAAATGATTACTATAGCAGTCAGAAATCAGTTAATTTTTCTGAGAACAACCAGCAGTTTTCTTATGCTCCCAACATTGGGATATCATCTGCTGGGCGTCCTCCTCATGCTTTGGTTACATTTGGATTTGGTGGAAAGCTCATTGTAATGAAAGATGGTAATTCAAGTTCTTTGGGGAGCACATCATTTGGAAGTCAG GCACCTGTTGGAGGCTCAATCTCTGTTCTGAATTTGATGGAGGTTATATCGGGAAATACCAACAATGATCCAAGTGTTCGAGGGAGCACATGTAATTATTTTCGTGCTCTCTGTCAACAATCATTTCCAGGTCCGCTGGTGGGAGGCAATGTTGGAAGTAGAGAGTTGAATAAGTGGATTGATGAGAGAATTACTAATTGTGAATCCACCATTGACATGGATTATAAAAAAGGAGAAGTAATGAAGTTGCTTCTCTCTTTGCTTAAAATAGCTTGTCAACATTATGGAAAACTTCGATCTCCTTTTGGCAGTGATGCTTCTTTGAAG GAGAGTGATGCTCCAGAATCAGAAGTTGCAAAACTTTTTGCATTTGCTAAGCAGAATGGCTCGCAATTCAGTGCTTATGGTGCTTTCTGCCACTGCTTGCAGAGTTTGCCATCTGAAGGTCAAATTCAG GCAACTGCATCTGAGGTACAAAATCTTCTGGTTTCTGGTAGAAAAAAAGAGGCTTTACAATGTGCACAAGCAGGCCAGTTGTGGGGACCTGCACTTGTTCTTGCATCGCAGCTTGGTGATCAG TTCTATGTTGATACTGTGAAGCAAATGGCACTTCGCCAGCTGGTAGCAGGATCACCTTTGCGGACATTATGTCTGCTAATTGCAGGGCAACCAGCTGATGTATTTACCAGTGGTGCCACAGATGGCGGTCCTGGTGCTATGCCTCAACAGCCTATCCAG TTTGAGGCAAATGGCATGCTTGACGATTGGGAAGAGAATTTGGCTGTAATAACTGCTAACCGAACCAAGGACGATGAGCTTGTAATTATACATCTTGGAGATTGCCTGTGGAAGGAAAGAAGTGAG ATTACCGGTGCACACATCTGCTATTTAGTGGCAGAAACCAACTTTGAAACATATTCAGACAGTGCAAGGCTATGTCTTATTGGAGCAGATCATTGGAAGCATCCGAGGACCTATGCTAGTCCAGAAGCTATTCAG GGCGGATACACAGCAAATTTGGCTCCAGCAAAGTTAGTAGGGAAATTGCTCAACTTTTTCGATAGTACTGCTCACCGTGTTGTTGGGGGTCTTCCACCACCTGTACCATCAACATCACAAGGTAATGAGCATCATCACCAGCAAATGGTGCCTAGGGTATCATCTAGTCAGTCAACAATGGCCATGTCATCATTAATGCCTTCTGCTTCAATGGAGCCCATAAGTGAATGGGCAGCTGATGGCAATAGAATGACAATGCATAATAGAAGTGTTTCTGAGCCAGATATTGGTAGAACTCCAAGACAG GTTGAGTCGTCAAAGGAAGAAACCTCATCTAGTGCACAAAGCAAAACATCTTCAGGAACTTCATCCCGCTTTAGTcgttttggttttggttcacAGCTTTTGCAAAAGACTGTAGGGCTAGTCTTAGGGCCCCGTTCAGATCGACAG GCTAAATTGGGAGAAAAGAACAAATTCTATTATGATGAAAAGCTTAAGAGATGGGTAGAAGAAGGTGCTGAACTACCAGCTGAAGAAGCAGCCCTGCCACCCCCTCCAACAATTTCAGCCTTCCAGAACGGAATGTCTGATTACAACTTGAAATCTGCAATAAAGAGTGAAGGGTCTCCCACTAATGGGAGCCCAACATTTAAGACTCCAACTCCTGCAGAGCACTCTTCAGGGATTCCACCTATTCCAACCAATTCAAATCAGTTCTCAGCTCGTGGACGGATGGGTGTACGAGCAAG GTATGTTGACACTTTTAACCAAGGAGGTGGAAGCTCAGCAAAGTTATTCCAGTCACCTTCCGTGCCATCTGTCAAACCTGCTGTTTCTGCAAATGCAAAGTTTTTTGTTCCCACACCTCTTCCATCAAGTGAAAATTCAAAAGAAACTATGGCAGACAATGTTCAAGAAAGCACAGGATTTGCTGAAGACCCTTCGACATCTGTTGATGGCTCTTTCCAATCTCCCTCATCTTCTTCAAAAATGAACATGCAAAGGTTCCCAAGCATGGATAATATTGCAAGAGGGGGGAGAGCAATAAATGGCAGTGGCAATGCCTCCATGTCATCTCTCTCTCGACGACCGGCTTCATGGAGTGGGAGCTTCAGCGAATCGTATAGCCCCCCAAAAATGGTGGAAACTAAACCTTTAGTAGAGGCACTGGAAATGCCTCCACCATCATCTTTCATGCCTGGTGATCCTTCTATGACGCATATGCCAATGAATGGTAGCAATATTGGAGATGACCTTCATGAGGTGGAACTTTAG
- the LOC110621680 gene encoding zinc finger protein ZAT4, translating into MERHKCKLCARTFANGRALGGHMKAHLATLPLPPKATMAPQQQPGDRTESASSSYSFSGEEQEQEIKNREVEEKALIYGLRENPKKSFRFADPEFSFAVDAGSVVQDRESETESRNPTRRRSKRTRKSGFPENQKQNFDVKKLKLKNPSSEESPAEPEPVSSVSDTSPEEDVARCLMMLSRDVWTRNNEEKDQEQDIDGEKSIGMMLEEHEDIKTSKIRGKLRCEKCKKLFRSSQALGAHKRICSLNGTELRNNEGNDKIFECPYCFKLFGSGQALGGHKRSHLMATSITNAVENSAKLDNNLIDLNLPAPTEDDEFSVVSDA; encoded by the coding sequence atggagaggcACAAATGCAAGCTCTGTGCTAGAACTTTCGCTAATGGCAGAGCTTTGGGTGGTCACATGAAGGCCCACTTAGCCACCTTACCTCTCCCTCCAAAGGCTACTATGGCGCCTCAGCAACAACCCGGAGACCGTACTGAGTCAGCATCATCTTCATATTCTTTCTCTGGTGAAGAACAGGAGCAAGAAATCAAGAACAGAGAAGTTGAAGAGAAGGCTTTGATTTATGGGTTGAGAGAGAATCCCAAGAAGAGTTTCAGGTTCGCAGATCCTGAGTTCTCTTTTGCTGTTGATGCTGGGTCTGTTGTTCAAGATAGAGAAAGCGAGACTGAGTCAAGAAACCCAACTCGTAGACGATCTAAAAGGACCCGGAAATCGGGTTTTCCGGAGAATCAGAAGCAGAATTTCGATGTCAAGAAACTTAAGTTGAAGAATCCAAGTTCGGAGGAGTCGCCGGCAGAACCAGAACCGGTAAGTTCCGTGTCTGATACTTCCCCTGAAGAAGATGTTGCTAGGTGTCTTATGATGCTTTCAAGAGATGTTTGGACGAGAAATAATGAAGAAAAAGATCAAGAGCAAGATATAGATGGAGAAAAATCAATTGGGATGATGTTGGAAGAGCATGAGGACATCAAAACCAGTAAGATTCGTGGGAAGTTGAGATGTGAAAAATGTAAGAAACTGTTTCGATCCTCACAGGCATTGGGTGCCCACAAGAGGATTTGCTCTCTAAATGGAACAGAGCTAAGAAACAACGAAGGTAATGATAAAATTTTCGAGTGTCCATATTGCTTCAAGCTGTTTGGTTCTGGACAAGCACTTGGCGGGCACAAAAGATCGCATCTCATGGCTACTTCAATCACTAATGCTGTTGAAAATTCTGCTAAACTTGACAACAATCTCATAGATCTTAACTTGCCAGCTCCAACAGAAGACGATGAATTTAGTGTGGTCTCTGATGCCTAA